One stretch of Streptomyces hygroscopicus DNA includes these proteins:
- a CDS encoding PAS/PAC sensor protein has protein sequence MTRPDTPRDERSVRSGDLPGKGATAKATVDGYGTVTRWNEAARGLLGYRPAEIVGRPAADLLHDASPTRAEVLAALRSPSPPARLNGRATLLRRDGSAVELGLLAHRRTSAAGAPEWLVVSALPRPVRAVEDEELVRRAFLQGPCTMAVYDTGPRLRWANHDLERVMGLDQEEMRGLRLPELLPGPQSEAAERMIRRVLETGERRDLDLTTLIPGHPRPLAWSVVFAPLLDDESRVAGVMLSAHDMTGPRTARQRLTLLNEASVRIGSTLDIDRTAQELAEVAVPALADFVTVDLLPTVHDGGEPRPGSPGGHVLLRRVAAQSVFAGCPEAVLRPGQVTAYPDFSPAAECLKAERAMLHRDTDPAVARWADEDPDRAAMIRRFGFHSTMAVPLRARGITLGVAAFSRHRRPEPFEHDDLLLAEEMTARAAVCVDNARRYTHERHTALALQRSLLPRTLPPSAAVDLASSYRPADSRSGVGGDWFDVIRLAGARVALVVGDVVGHGVRASAAMGRLRTAVRTLADVDLPPDELLTHLDDLVNHLTAETESGAGDPDAAEAAYAQLGATCLYAVYDPVSRRCSLARAGHPPPVLVTPDGTATLLDLPSGPPLGLGSLPFEAVDLELPEGSLLALYTDGLIEARGQDVDKAIDTLRRTLARPADSLDGLCRTVLAKLLPGHPTDDVALLLARTRGLGADHVATWELPDDPAVVARARREAAERLAAWGFEEAAFTVELVVSELVTNAIRHATPPIRLRLIHDRALICEVSDGSGTSPHLRRARAFDEGGRGLLLVAQLTESWGTRQTATGKTIWAELAVPTL, from the coding sequence ATGACGCGACCGGACACCCCGCGGGACGAGCGGTCCGTCCGGTCGGGCGATCTCCCCGGCAAGGGGGCCACCGCCAAGGCCACGGTCGACGGGTACGGCACCGTCACCCGGTGGAACGAGGCGGCCCGGGGGCTGCTCGGTTACCGCCCCGCCGAGATCGTGGGCAGGCCCGCGGCCGATCTGCTCCACGACGCCTCGCCCACCCGCGCCGAGGTGCTGGCCGCGCTGCGCTCCCCCTCCCCGCCCGCCCGGCTGAACGGGCGGGCCACCCTGCTGCGCCGCGATGGCTCCGCCGTGGAGCTGGGGCTGCTGGCGCACCGCCGCACCTCGGCCGCCGGGGCCCCCGAGTGGCTGGTCGTCTCCGCCCTGCCGCGCCCCGTGCGCGCCGTCGAGGACGAGGAGCTGGTGCGGCGCGCCTTCCTCCAGGGGCCCTGCACGATGGCGGTCTACGACACCGGGCCGCGGCTGCGCTGGGCCAATCACGACCTGGAGCGGGTGATGGGCCTGGACCAGGAGGAGATGCGCGGACTGCGGCTGCCGGAACTCCTGCCCGGCCCCCAATCCGAGGCCGCCGAGCGGATGATTCGGCGGGTGCTGGAGACGGGCGAGCGGCGGGATCTGGATCTGACCACGCTCATACCCGGCCACCCTCGCCCCCTCGCCTGGTCCGTCGTCTTCGCCCCGCTGCTCGACGACGAGAGCCGGGTGGCGGGCGTGATGCTGTCCGCTCACGACATGACCGGCCCGCGGACCGCCCGGCAGCGGCTGACGCTGCTCAACGAGGCCAGCGTCCGGATCGGCAGCACGCTGGACATCGACCGGACCGCGCAGGAGCTGGCCGAAGTGGCCGTCCCGGCGCTCGCCGACTTCGTGACGGTCGATCTGCTGCCCACCGTGCACGACGGGGGCGAACCGCGCCCCGGCTCGCCGGGCGGCCATGTGCTGCTGCGCCGGGTCGCCGCCCAGTCGGTCTTCGCGGGCTGCCCGGAGGCCGTGCTGCGGCCGGGGCAGGTGACCGCCTACCCCGACTTCTCCCCCGCGGCCGAATGTCTGAAGGCCGAGCGGGCGATGCTGCACCGGGACACCGACCCCGCCGTCGCCCGGTGGGCCGACGAGGACCCGGACCGGGCCGCCATGATCCGCCGGTTCGGGTTCCATTCGACGATGGCCGTTCCCCTGCGGGCGCGCGGCATCACCCTCGGCGTGGCCGCCTTCTCCCGGCACCGCCGCCCCGAGCCGTTCGAGCACGACGATCTGCTGCTCGCCGAGGAGATGACGGCCAGGGCCGCCGTCTGCGTCGACAACGCCCGGCGGTACACCCATGAACGGCACACCGCGCTGGCCCTGCAGCGCAGTCTGCTGCCGCGTACCCTGCCCCCGAGCGCAGCGGTGGACCTGGCGTCCAGCTATCGGCCGGCCGACTCCCGGTCCGGGGTGGGCGGCGACTGGTTCGACGTCATCCGGCTGGCGGGCGCGCGGGTGGCCCTGGTCGTCGGCGATGTGGTGGGCCATGGCGTCCGGGCGTCGGCGGCCATGGGGCGGCTGCGGACGGCGGTGCGCACCCTCGCCGACGTCGATCTGCCCCCCGATGAGCTGCTCACCCATCTGGACGATCTTGTCAACCATCTCACCGCCGAGACGGAGAGCGGCGCCGGCGATCCGGACGCGGCGGAGGCGGCCTACGCACAGCTCGGCGCCACCTGTCTGTACGCGGTCTACGACCCGGTCTCCCGCCGCTGCTCCCTGGCCCGAGCCGGGCATCCGCCGCCCGTGCTGGTCACGCCCGACGGCACCGCCACCCTCCTCGACCTGCCCAGCGGACCGCCACTGGGGCTGGGGAGCCTGCCGTTCGAGGCGGTCGACCTCGAACTGCCGGAGGGCAGCCTGCTGGCCCTCTACACCGACGGTCTGATCGAGGCCCGCGGCCAGGACGTCGACAAGGCGATCGACACGCTGCGCCGCACGCTCGCCCGGCCCGCCGACTCGCTGGACGGCCTGTGCCGGACGGTGCTGGCCAAGCTGCTTCCGGGCCACCCCACCGATGACGTCGCCCTGCTCCTGGCCCGCACCCGGGGGCTGGGCGCGGACCACGTGGCCACCTGGGAGCTGCCGGACGACCCGGCCGTGGTGGCCCGGGCCCGCCGGGAGGCCGCCGAGCGGCTGGCCGCGTGGGGTTTCGAAGAGGCCGCGTTCACCGTGGAGTTGGTGGTCAGCGAGCTGGTCACCAACGCCATCCGGCATGCCACGCCGCCCATCAGGCTGCGCCTGATCCACGACCGGGCGCTGATCTGCGAGGTCTCCGACGGCAGCGGTACCTCACCGCATCTGCGCCGGGCCCGCGCCTTCGACGAGGGCGGCCGCGGGCTGCTGCTGGTGGCCCAGCTGACCGAGAGCTGGGGCACCCGGCAGACCGCCACGGGCAAGACCATCTGGGCCGAGCTGGCCGTGCCCACTCTGTAG
- a CDS encoding diguanylate cyclase translates to MRSQHPRDAGPLAALSPAESARLMAVIREAALSRGRLPLPARPVIGASWDRMLRLGLDPDRGRAPRPLGLDELELRRRQTRLAEVLPALHNGLLEAAEAAGHIMIIADAEGRILWLDGHRGVRRQADGIALVEGSHWAEDVAGTSGIGTALAVKSPVRVHSAEHFVSAFHTWSCAAAPVHDPRDGRLLGVIDVSGPAGTAHPTVLSLVTATARWAEGELRLAHSQDLEGLRAVAAPLLARIRGKAVVVDHHGWIAGVTGVTPRERRLLLPKAPYEGPVWLPALGACAVEPLPGGHLLRVLDGEPAEGGGPAGWGDLLLDVRHPHRWSLTFSGPSGAWTHELSARQAEVLLLLAAHPEGRTAAQLAEDLFGDPTRTVTVRAALSRLRGRIGAVLAHRPYRIADSVRIEVASPDHPAELLPFSSAPAIAQLRSNPLI, encoded by the coding sequence ATGCGTTCCCAGCACCCACGCGACGCCGGTCCCCTGGCCGCGCTGAGCCCCGCCGAATCGGCCCGCCTCATGGCGGTGATCCGCGAGGCGGCGCTGAGCCGGGGACGGCTTCCGCTGCCCGCCCGCCCCGTGATCGGCGCCTCCTGGGACCGGATGCTGCGCCTGGGGCTCGACCCGGATCGCGGCCGCGCCCCGCGGCCGCTGGGCCTGGACGAACTGGAGCTGCGGAGGCGGCAGACCCGGCTCGCCGAGGTGCTGCCCGCCCTGCACAACGGGCTGCTGGAGGCGGCGGAGGCGGCCGGCCACATCATGATCATCGCCGATGCGGAGGGCCGGATCCTGTGGCTCGACGGCCATCGGGGCGTCCGCCGGCAGGCCGACGGCATCGCGCTCGTGGAGGGTTCACACTGGGCCGAGGACGTCGCCGGGACCAGCGGAATCGGCACCGCGCTGGCTGTGAAGTCCCCCGTGCGGGTGCATTCCGCGGAGCATTTCGTGAGCGCCTTCCACACCTGGAGCTGCGCCGCCGCCCCCGTCCACGACCCGCGGGACGGACGGCTGCTGGGTGTCATCGACGTCAGCGGCCCCGCCGGGACCGCCCATCCGACGGTGCTCTCCCTGGTCACCGCGACCGCCCGGTGGGCCGAAGGCGAACTGCGCCTCGCCCACAGCCAGGATCTGGAGGGCCTGCGCGCCGTCGCCGCCCCGCTCCTGGCGCGGATCCGCGGCAAGGCCGTCGTGGTCGATCACCACGGCTGGATCGCCGGGGTGACCGGGGTGACCCCGCGCGAGCGCCGGCTGTTGCTGCCGAAGGCGCCGTACGAGGGGCCGGTCTGGCTGCCGGCGCTCGGCGCGTGCGCGGTGGAGCCGCTGCCCGGCGGCCATCTGCTGCGGGTGCTGGACGGCGAGCCCGCCGAGGGGGGCGGTCCGGCCGGCTGGGGCGATCTGCTGCTGGACGTACGCCATCCGCACCGCTGGAGCCTGACCTTCTCGGGCCCGTCGGGCGCCTGGACGCATGAACTCAGCGCCCGCCAGGCCGAGGTGCTGCTGCTGCTCGCCGCGCACCCCGAGGGGCGTACGGCCGCGCAGCTGGCCGAGGACCTGTTCGGGGACCCGACCCGGACGGTGACCGTGCGGGCCGCGCTGTCCCGGCTGCGCGGGCGCATCGGGGCGGTGCTGGCGCACCGCCCCTACCGGATCGCCGACAGCGTCCGCATCGAGGTGGCGAGCCCGGACCACCCCGCCGAACTGCTCCCCTTCAGCTCGGCCCCGGCCATCGCCCAGTTGCGCAGCAACCCCCTGATATAG
- a CDS encoding aspartate ammonia-lyase, with protein sequence MTATGYRREHDLLGDRDVPADAYWGIHTLRAGENFPITGTSISAYPHLISALAAVKEAAARANEDLGLLTSAKADAIAAACQEIRRGALHDQFTVDVIQGGAGTSTNMNANEVIANRALELLGQEKGDYAHLHPNEDVNLSQSTNDVYPTAVNVSTIIAVRELHTAMETLRQAFAAKAEEFRDVLKMGRTQLQDAVPMTLGQEFSAYAVMLEEDQSRLLEAATLVHEINLGATAIGTGLNAPKGYAEAARRHLEAITGLPLVTAANLVEATQDCGAFVHLSGVLKRIAVKLSKSCNDLRLLSSGPRAGLNEINLPPVQAGSSIMPGKVNPVIPEVVNQVAFEVIGNDVAITMAAEAGQLQLNAFEPIILHSLSESVTHLRAACLVLAERCVAGITANTERLRTSVENSIGLVTALNPYIGYSAATSIAKEALATGRGVAELVLEKGLLPPDRLAQVLRPEEIAGSR encoded by the coding sequence ATGACTGCCACCGGCTATCGCCGCGAACACGATCTGCTCGGCGACCGCGACGTCCCCGCCGACGCCTACTGGGGCATCCACACCCTGCGCGCCGGCGAGAACTTCCCCATCACCGGCACCTCCATCTCCGCCTATCCGCACCTGATCAGCGCCCTGGCCGCGGTCAAGGAGGCCGCCGCCCGCGCCAATGAGGACCTCGGGCTGCTCACCTCCGCCAAGGCCGACGCCATCGCCGCCGCCTGCCAGGAGATACGCCGGGGCGCCCTGCACGACCAGTTCACCGTCGATGTGATCCAGGGCGGCGCCGGGACCTCGACCAACATGAACGCCAACGAGGTGATCGCCAACCGGGCGCTGGAACTCCTCGGCCAGGAGAAGGGCGACTACGCCCACCTCCACCCCAACGAGGACGTCAACCTCAGCCAGTCCACCAACGACGTCTACCCGACCGCCGTCAACGTCTCCACGATCATCGCCGTCCGTGAGCTCCATACAGCCATGGAGACGCTGCGCCAGGCGTTCGCCGCCAAGGCCGAGGAGTTCCGCGACGTCCTCAAGATGGGGCGCACCCAACTGCAGGACGCGGTGCCCATGACGCTGGGCCAGGAGTTCTCGGCGTACGCCGTAATGCTGGAGGAGGACCAGAGCCGGCTGCTGGAAGCCGCCACTTTGGTCCATGAGATCAACCTCGGGGCGACCGCCATCGGCACCGGCCTCAACGCCCCCAAGGGCTACGCCGAGGCCGCCCGCCGCCACCTCGAGGCCATCACCGGACTGCCGCTGGTCACCGCCGCCAACCTGGTCGAGGCCACGCAGGACTGCGGCGCCTTCGTCCATCTGTCGGGCGTCCTCAAGCGCATCGCCGTCAAGCTCTCCAAGAGCTGCAACGACCTGCGACTGCTCTCCTCCGGCCCGCGGGCCGGGCTCAACGAGATCAACCTGCCCCCGGTGCAGGCCGGTTCCAGCATCATGCCCGGCAAGGTCAACCCGGTGATCCCCGAGGTGGTCAACCAGGTCGCCTTCGAAGTGATCGGCAACGACGTCGCCATCACGATGGCCGCCGAGGCCGGACAGCTCCAGCTCAACGCCTTCGAGCCGATCATCCTGCACTCCCTCTCCGAGAGCGTCACCCATCTGCGCGCCGCCTGCCTGGTGCTGGCCGAACGGTGCGTCGCGGGCATCACCGCCAACACCGAGCGGCTGCGCACCTCCGTGGAGAACTCCATCGGCCTGGTCACCGCGCTCAACCCGTACATCGGCTACAGCGCGGCCACCAGCATCGCCAAGGAGGCGCTCGCCACGGGACGCGGCGTGGCCGAACTCGTCCTGGAGAAGGGCCTGCTGCCGCCCGACCGGCTGGCCCAGGTGCTGCGCCCTGAAGAGATCGCCGGCAGTCGCTGA
- a CDS encoding asparaginase, with protein sequence MNTPDHESTTMNTPLGRTLDATRRTPAEPPALREPRHVPLAHVVRGGVIEGVHHGSVVVLAADGRVEFQAGDIDVAFYPRSALKPVQAVALLRAGLPLDGELLSLTAASHSGLRRHLDGARRILDQAGLTEADLRNVPDLPYGAAERDAWLRDGGEPTRLAQNCSGKHAAMLLTAQLRGWSLEDYLDPAHPLQRLIAETVEDLTGQRVAQVSVDGCGAPLFSVSLRGLATAAARIASGAMDTPEGRVAAALRAHPDMASGPDRDVARLMRAVPGLIAKDGFEGVQIAALPDGRAVAVKIADGADRARMPVTAAALAHCGIDPGVLTEFATTPVYGGGVTVGGVHPTDALAPPAA encoded by the coding sequence GTGAACACCCCCGACCACGAGAGCACCACCATGAACACCCCCCTCGGACGGACCCTCGACGCGACCCGCCGCACCCCGGCCGAGCCCCCCGCCCTCCGTGAACCCCGCCATGTGCCGCTCGCCCATGTCGTACGCGGCGGGGTCATCGAGGGCGTCCACCACGGCTCGGTCGTCGTCCTGGCCGCCGACGGCCGGGTCGAGTTCCAGGCCGGCGACATCGACGTGGCCTTCTACCCGCGCTCCGCGCTCAAGCCCGTCCAGGCCGTCGCCCTGCTGCGGGCCGGGCTGCCGCTGGACGGGGAGCTGCTGTCGCTCACCGCCGCCAGCCACTCCGGCCTGCGGCGCCATCTGGACGGAGCGCGCCGCATCCTCGACCAGGCCGGGCTCACCGAGGCCGATCTGCGCAACGTCCCCGACCTGCCGTACGGCGCCGCCGAGCGCGACGCCTGGCTGCGGGACGGCGGCGAGCCCACCCGGCTCGCCCAGAACTGCTCCGGCAAGCACGCCGCGATGCTGCTCACGGCCCAGCTTCGTGGCTGGTCACTCGAGGACTACCTGGACCCGGCCCATCCGCTGCAGCGCCTGATCGCCGAGACCGTGGAGGACCTCACCGGACAGCGCGTCGCCCAGGTCTCGGTCGACGGCTGCGGCGCGCCGCTGTTCTCCGTCTCCCTGCGCGGGCTCGCGACGGCCGCCGCCCGGATCGCCTCGGGCGCCATGGACACCCCCGAGGGCCGGGTCGCGGCCGCCCTGCGCGCCCACCCGGACATGGCGTCCGGCCCCGACCGCGACGTGGCCCGGCTGATGCGCGCCGTACCGGGCCTGATCGCCAAGGACGGCTTCGAGGGCGTACAGATCGCGGCGCTGCCCGACGGCCGCGCCGTCGCGGTGAAGATCGCCGACGGCGCGGACCGCGCCCGGATGCCGGTGACCGCCGCGGCCCTCGCCCACTGCGGGATCGACCCCGGTGTCCTCACCGAATTCGCCACCACGCCCGTGTACGGCGGTGGAGTCACCGTCGGCGGTGTGCACCCCACCGACGCCCTCGCCCCGCCCGCCGCCTGA
- a CDS encoding L-asparagine permease, which translates to MSEQSLRQEDRQQQQAGHPAHVDAGDAGYSKSLKARHVNMIAIGGAIGTGLFLGAGGRLKDAGPSLAVAYAVCGIFAFLVVRALGELVLHRPSSGAFVSYAREFLGEKGAFVAGWMYFLNWATTGVADITAVATYTHYWGMFTEIPQWVIALIALAVVLTVNLISVKIFGELEFWFAIIKVGALVVFMAIGIFLLVTREQVAGTSTGPSLITDHGGVFPHGTLPMLLVIQGVVFAYASVELVGVAAGETENPEKIMPKAINSIMWRVGLFYVGSVVLLSMLLPSDSYSGDQSPFVTVLSKIGVPAAGGVMNLVVLTAAMSSLNSGLYSTGRILRSMAMSGSAPKFTGAMSRTQVPYGGILLTAFFCVLGVGLNYVVPDKAFEIVLNFAAIGILSTWAVIMLCHLLFWRRAQAGQLTRPGYRLPGSPYTEIVTLGFLASVLVLMWADGGPSRLTVMALPAILAALVIGWFASRGRAKDPR; encoded by the coding sequence GTGAGCGAGCAGTCCCTCCGGCAAGAAGACCGCCAACAGCAGCAGGCCGGGCACCCCGCGCATGTGGACGCGGGCGACGCCGGTTACAGCAAGTCCCTCAAGGCCCGGCATGTCAACATGATCGCCATCGGCGGCGCGATCGGCACCGGCCTCTTCCTCGGCGCCGGCGGGCGGCTCAAGGACGCCGGGCCGTCACTGGCCGTGGCGTACGCGGTCTGCGGCATCTTCGCCTTCCTGGTGGTGCGTGCCCTGGGCGAGCTGGTGCTGCACCGGCCGTCCTCCGGCGCGTTCGTCTCCTACGCCCGTGAGTTCCTCGGCGAGAAGGGCGCCTTCGTCGCGGGCTGGATGTACTTCCTGAACTGGGCCACCACCGGGGTCGCCGACATCACGGCCGTGGCGACCTACACCCACTACTGGGGGATGTTCACCGAGATCCCCCAGTGGGTGATCGCCCTGATCGCGCTCGCCGTGGTGCTCACGGTCAACCTGATCTCGGTGAAGATCTTCGGTGAGCTGGAGTTCTGGTTCGCGATCATCAAGGTCGGCGCGCTCGTCGTCTTCATGGCGATCGGCATCTTCCTGCTGGTCACCCGCGAGCAGGTGGCCGGCACCAGCACCGGGCCCAGCCTGATCACCGACCACGGCGGCGTCTTCCCGCACGGTACGCTGCCGATGCTGCTGGTCATCCAGGGCGTCGTCTTCGCCTACGCCTCCGTGGAGCTGGTCGGCGTGGCCGCCGGTGAGACCGAGAACCCCGAGAAGATCATGCCCAAGGCGATCAACTCCATCATGTGGCGCGTGGGCCTGTTCTACGTCGGCTCCGTGGTGCTGCTCTCGATGCTGCTGCCCTCCGACTCCTACTCGGGCGACCAGAGCCCCTTCGTCACCGTGCTGTCCAAGATCGGCGTCCCGGCGGCCGGCGGCGTGATGAACCTCGTCGTGCTCACCGCCGCGATGTCCAGCCTCAACTCCGGTCTCTACTCCACCGGCCGGATCCTGCGCTCGATGGCGATGTCCGGCTCCGCGCCCAAGTTCACCGGCGCCATGAGCCGCACCCAGGTGCCCTACGGAGGCATCCTCCTCACCGCCTTCTTCTGTGTGCTGGGCGTGGGCCTGAACTATGTGGTGCCGGACAAGGCGTTCGAGATCGTGCTCAACTTCGCCGCGATCGGCATCCTCTCGACCTGGGCCGTGATCATGCTCTGTCATCTGCTGTTCTGGCGGCGCGCCCAGGCCGGCCAGCTCACCCGCCCCGGCTACCGGCTTCCCGGCTCCCCGTACACCGAGATCGTCACCTTGGGCTTCCTGGCCTCCGTCCTCGTCCTGATGTGGGCGGACGGCGGACCCAGCCGGCTCACCGTGATGGCGCTGCCGGCGATCCTGGCGGCGCTGGTCATCGGCTGGTTCGCGTCCCGCGGCCGGGCGAAGGACCCCCGGTGA
- a CDS encoding GntR family transcriptional regulator gives MNLSDSQTGGSGVDFPRRISAMEAVLTHLREAIERGDYAVGDKLPSEAELCRRLEVSRPVLREALRALQTMGLTASRTGKGTFVISSGPVEDPTFGDYAASDLLEVRRHVEIPVAGYAALRRSAEDLDHLSHLLERMERETDTTAWVAMDTLFHLAVAQAARNPVFRRVIEEIRDALARQSAFLNELGGRREQSNREHRAIVEALADGSEHDAVEAMTHHLERVETTLTSIVRPATADDRTTVPTEGGQQA, from the coding sequence GTGAACTTGTCAGACAGCCAGACAGGTGGTTCAGGGGTCGACTTCCCTCGCCGCATCAGCGCGATGGAAGCGGTCCTCACCCATCTCCGCGAGGCGATCGAGCGCGGCGACTACGCGGTGGGGGACAAACTCCCCTCCGAGGCGGAGCTGTGCCGTCGCCTGGAAGTCAGCCGGCCGGTGCTCCGCGAGGCCCTGCGGGCCCTGCAGACCATGGGGCTGACCGCCTCACGCACCGGCAAGGGCACCTTCGTCATCTCCAGCGGGCCGGTGGAGGATCCCACCTTCGGCGACTACGCCGCAAGTGACCTCCTGGAGGTGCGCCGGCACGTCGAGATCCCGGTGGCGGGCTACGCGGCCCTGCGCCGCTCCGCCGAGGACCTCGACCACCTGTCCCATCTGCTGGAGCGGATGGAGCGGGAGACCGACACCACCGCATGGGTGGCGATGGACACGCTGTTCCATCTCGCCGTCGCCCAGGCGGCCCGGAACCCGGTCTTCCGTCGGGTCATCGAGGAGATCCGCGATGCCCTGGCCCGGCAGTCGGCATTTCTCAATGAACTCGGCGGCCGCCGAGAGCAGTCGAACCGAGAACACCGGGCGATCGTCGAGGCGCTCGCCGACGGGTCCGAGCACGACGCGGTGGAAGCGATGACCCACCACCTCGAACGCGTGGAGACCACCCTGACCTCCATCGTGCGGCCCGCCACGGCGGACGACCGGACGACAGTACCGACGGAAGGCGGACAGCAGGCGTGA
- a CDS encoding ABC transporter substrate-binding protein, producing MRHRLTTATAALLLLCGPAAAGCGGEVDPDRVGVVLPLLTSPFWEAYNNDIPKQAAKAGVRILPTVNSNNDPSKQITDIDNLLAQEVEGLVVSPIDSAAIGPGLNAAQRAHVPVVAVDVAPDRGKVAIVVRADNRAYGVKACRSLGGAVRRGTVVQIQGDLASVNGRDRTAAFDRCMARHYPDIKVLDVPAAWQAERAAAGLEALYSAHPGIKGIYLQAGGVYLAPTLRTLQSHHALVPVGRRGHITIVSNDGIPQELAAIRKGLIDATVSQPANLYAVYAMRYIKQAMAKKPFKVGPTRHDSTIVRLPGGNLEDQLPAPLVTRANVDNRSLWGNQI from the coding sequence ATGCGCCACCGCCTCACCACCGCCACCGCGGCCCTTCTCCTGCTGTGCGGCCCGGCCGCCGCGGGCTGCGGCGGCGAGGTGGACCCGGACCGGGTCGGCGTGGTGCTGCCGCTGCTGACCTCGCCCTTCTGGGAGGCGTACAACAACGACATCCCGAAGCAGGCCGCCAAGGCGGGCGTGCGGATCCTGCCGACGGTCAACTCCAATAACGATCCGAGCAAACAGATCACCGATATCGACAATCTGCTGGCCCAGGAGGTCGAGGGTCTGGTCGTCTCCCCGATCGACTCCGCCGCCATCGGCCCTGGTCTGAACGCCGCCCAGCGTGCCCATGTGCCGGTCGTCGCCGTCGATGTGGCCCCCGACCGGGGCAAGGTCGCCATCGTGGTACGGGCCGACAACCGCGCGTACGGCGTCAAGGCGTGCCGGAGCCTCGGCGGCGCCGTGCGACGGGGCACGGTGGTGCAGATCCAGGGCGATCTGGCCTCGGTCAACGGCCGGGACCGCACGGCCGCCTTCGACCGCTGCATGGCGCGGCACTACCCGGACATCAAGGTCCTGGACGTCCCCGCGGCCTGGCAGGCGGAACGGGCGGCGGCCGGGCTGGAGGCCCTCTACAGCGCCCACCCCGGCATCAAAGGCATCTACCTCCAGGCCGGCGGCGTCTATCTGGCGCCCACCCTGCGCACCCTCCAGAGCCACCATGCCCTGGTCCCGGTGGGCCGCCGCGGCCACATCACCATCGTGTCCAACGACGGGATCCCGCAGGAGCTGGCCGCGATCCGCAAGGGCCTCATCGACGCCACCGTCTCCCAGCCGGCGAACCTCTACGCCGTCTACGCCATGCGCTACATCAAGCAGGCCATGGCCAAGAAGCCCTTCAAGGTGGGGCCGACCCGCCACGACAGCACCATCGTCCGGCTGCCCGGCGGCAATCTGGAGGATCAGCTGCCCGCCCCGCTGGTGACCCGGGCCAATGTCGACAACCGCTCCCTGTGGGGCAACCAGATATGA